A single genomic interval of Eleutherodactylus coqui strain aEleCoq1 chromosome 3, aEleCoq1.hap1, whole genome shotgun sequence harbors:
- the CCDC167 gene encoding coiled-coil domain-containing protein 167 — protein sequence MARKKRGQLSVAKEIDGIEERLESCRSSLEDLDFKLRKLELTEEGRKSLEKEKDSLSNKMSRYEKELKSLRHENRKNAMVSFGLFFLIVLGYYCWTM from the exons ATGGCGAGGAAGAAGAGGGGGCAGCTGAGCGTGGCCAAAGAG ATAGACGGCATCGAGGAGCGGCTGGAGTCGTGCCGCAGCAGCCTGGAGGACCTCGACTTCAAGTTACGCAAACTTGAGCTGACGGAAGAGGGAAG GAAATCGTTAGAGAAGGAGAAGGATTCTCTCAGCAACAAGATGTCTCGTTATG AGAAGGAGCTGAAATCTCTACGACATGAGAACCGTAAGAACGCCATGGTGTCCTTCGGCCTCTTCTTCCTCATAGTGCTGGGCTACTACTGCTGGACCATGTGA